The genomic window atattataaaaaattaaattcgaATTTAAATAATCTGAATAGTAAGAACAGtattattgtatattattattttaattttttaaacgattttgttcaaaaaattatgggAATTCCCATTATAAATTatctttataataatatatttttgaaatatagaataaatattcacACTTTTATTTCACCAATATATGAAAGAATAAACAATGAGGAATTGTTTTTAAAGTTtcatttaagtaaaaatgatGTTCGtgaaataatgtattttttatgtatacatgtatggaTATATTGCGCCAAgttaaatatgataaataataaccatttgaaaattttattatgggAAAAGATATGGGACTATTACAGAGCTTTACTTATAAAGTACAAAATTTCagaattttgttttaatactTACCTGATTAATATGCAAGAATATTCTTTAGGTTTTTGTATTGGACTAGACGAATGTTTAGGCAAAGAATTTTATGCAGGAAATATATGCAACCTTATCTttaatcatatttataacgaaaatgaacaatttaaaaattcgaaagaactaataaatttaacCATTTACTGTATAAGGATGTACCACTTTATTTGTCGCTTACctgatgaaaattttattaaagctAAATTTACATGGCCTGacatgaaataatttttcataattttataatgtcgcgtagttttattatttagcataattttaaaatattttattatttaatataattttacaattttttttttttttctttttttttttttgtacttgTAGTTGgccatttatttttcattttaaaaacttACCAAATAAGAGATTACGTTAAGTATTTAATGATAGGGTTGGAGGGGGGaataagtttaaaaaaaatttatactttttcatACTAATgcaagaacaaaaaaaataaaataatatagtataatacattaaatgaaaataagaaaaaaaattatttatacaatCAAGTAGCTACTTCAACATGAGCAACGGAAACCCCAAAGTAAAATGCATTGtgcatgtatttttatattcaccTAATTACATGATTATATACAcgtgttaatatatttacgtcCTTATGTGCGCATTTGTGTGTGTATAGCTTTTACACGTTGACAGACTTTACATGAATGTGTACGTACACATTTTGGTC from Plasmodium malariae genome assembly, chromosome: 13 includes these protein-coding regions:
- the PmUG01_13024400 gene encoding conserved Plasmodium protein, unknown function, which gives rise to MNKYLLLNCNKCKHFNCVKRFKCLINNSMDDKNLKWRTTNESYCEYILSPEEEKDLRKNHLYIISSNAINIDKNIIHESIKNYKENNNISAYYKKLNSNLNNLNSKNSIIVYYYFNFLNDFVQKIMGIPIINYLYNNIFLKYRINIHTFISPIYERINNEELFLKFHLSKNDVREIMYFLCIHVWIYCAKLNMINNNHLKILLWEKIWDYYRALLIKYKISEFCFNTYLINMQEYSLGFCIGLDECLGKEFYAGNICNLIFNHIYNENEQFKNSKELINLTIYCIRMYHFICRLPDENFIKAKFTWPDMK